The sequence GGCTGTCCTTCTCCGAAGGGACGAGAAGCTGCGGCATTATGCTCCGCGCAAACGAGGATCTGGATGAAGCCTACTATGTTCGCCTTGAACCGATTCATAACCGGCTCGTCTTCGACATGTGGCCCCGGCGGGTGAAGGGCGAAGCGCAGTGGCATATCAACGGCGACCGCCCCCATGCAGTCGAGCTGGAGGTGCCGATTGAATTACAAGCAGGTAAGGCTTACGATATCCGGATCGTGGTGGAGAATTCCGTATGCGTCGTCTACTTGGCCGACCGGGTCGCCATGACGACACGCCTTTATAATCTGAAGACCGGAAGCTGGGGCTGCTTTGTCCAGGAAGGCCGGGCGCAATTCGGGCAGGCATCTCTATCGGTTCCAAGCGAACAGGAGGTTAAATAGATGAAGGCTTACGGCAAATGGCTAATTCTAGCGTTATCGCTTATCGTTTTAACAGCTTTGGTAAGCGCTTGCGGAGGCGGCAGCAATACGGGCAGCGCTGCGGAAAATGGTTCGGGAGCTCCCGCGAACGCGGGACAGAAAGCGGGTAAGAAAACATACAAATGGTTCGTGGCCCGGGGCGTAGACAGCCCTCCGGCTGTCACCGTAAAGGAAATCGCTGATGAATTCTCCAAGACGCATCCGGAATTCGAGCTCGTTCTGGAAGGTACGGGCGATCGCCCGTCCTATTTGCAGAAGTTGCGGACATTGATCGCGAGCAACGAGATGCCCGCCATGTTCGACACCGATCCCGACGCCTATGCTTCCAAGCTGGTGGAGAAAGGCAAGCTGGTCGATATGAAAAAACTGCTCCAAGACCTTGGGAAATACGACGCGTTCCGTCCGGTTGCCCTGCAATATCAGCAGTTCGCGGATGGCAGCATGTACACGCTCCCGATCGAATACGGGATCGAGGTATTCTGGTACAACATCAAGATGTTTAAGGACCTCGGCCTGGAACCGCCGAAGACGTTTGACGAGTTCCTAAAGGTTGCCGAGACGCTCAAGCAGAACGGCATTACCCCGATTGCCGTCGACGGCAAGGACAAATGGCCGGTTCTCCGGTACCTGGCGTTCGAGCCTTTCCGCATGACCGGCAATGATTTTATCGAGAACGTCAAGCAAGGCAAGGCCTCCTTCAAGGACCCGGCGGGCATGGCAGGCATTAAACTCGTTCACGAGCTGGGCACCAAAGGGTACTTCCAGCAGGGATTCTCATCAACGGATTATACGGCGGCTCGCGATTTGTTCCTAGCTGGCAAGACCGGCATCTATTACATGGGCTCGTGGGAAACGATGAATTTCGCCAACGATAAATTAAGCGCGGAGATAAAGGACAATATCGGATTTTTCCGCCTTCCCATGATGGATGGGGCCAAGACGGCGGAGAACGATTATTTCATCAACTCGGGCATCGGCGTCGCGTTCAACCAGGATACCTTCGACGATACAATGAAGGAATTCGTCAAATTCCTCCTGGAGAAATACCCGGAAGCCTATACGAAAAAAGGCCAGTTCTCGCCTTTCAATTATTCGCTGGATCAGGCGCAAGGGATGCCGGAAGTGTTCTACAAAATCCAGGACGAAATCGCGAAATCCGGCAGCGTCTTCGCCGTACCGTGGGATACGCGACTCGACCCGGCCACGAATGAGCTGCTCGGCAACGAGCTGAATGCCCTGGCGCTCGGAGCGCATACCCCGGATGACTTTGCCGACCTGATGGATCAGGCGATTAAAGAAAACGCGCCGAAATATTTCAAATAACCGCGCTAAAGCAGCCGGCCAGCCGACTTTTCGGTTGGCCGGGCATGAAGCGAAAAAATAATAAAGTGGGGAATGAGCAAGGGTATGGATAAAATCCTCCGTAATCGCAAAGCCGTTCTCGTCTTCCTGCTGCCGGCATTGCTGGTGTATGTGTTCACCGTTCTGGCTCCCATCCTTTGGTCGATGTATTTCAGCTTCTTCTCCTGGGATGGGGTTTCCGATATGGTCTATATCGGTTTTGCCAATTATGCCAAAATGTTTGGCGGCGACAAGACGTTCTGGAAAGCGTTCGGCAATAACCTGATCTATGTTTTCATCATTGTGGCCATGCAGGTGTTTCTCGGTTTACTGGTTGCCATTCTGCTGACCAGCATCACCAAAGGCAGGGAATTATTTAAAACGCTGTACTTCGCTCCCGCGATTATCACATCAGTAGCCATAGCGCAGCTGTTCACAAGCTTATATTCGTTTGAGCCGGTCGGCATATTGAATTTTATTTTGCAGCAGCTCGGTTTGGGAGGGTGGAGCAAGCCCTGGCTGTCCGACCTGAAATGGGCGCTAGGCGCCGTATCGGTACCCGAAGGCTGGCGCTATATCGGTCTTTATATGATCATTTTGTATACCGCGCTCCTGTCCATTCCTTCCGATATCGAGGAGGCGGCGAGAATTGACGGGGCTTCTTCCTGGGACCTGTTCTGGTCGATTAAAATGCCGTTGATTAAGCCGGTGCTGACGGTTTCGATCATTATGGCCACTACGGGCGCTCTAAAAGGGTTCGATATCCCGTATCTCATGACGAACGGGGGGCCGGGCCG is a genomic window of Paenibacillus durus ATCC 35681 containing:
- a CDS encoding ABC transporter substrate-binding protein is translated as MKAYGKWLILALSLIVLTALVSACGGGSNTGSAAENGSGAPANAGQKAGKKTYKWFVARGVDSPPAVTVKEIADEFSKTHPEFELVLEGTGDRPSYLQKLRTLIASNEMPAMFDTDPDAYASKLVEKGKLVDMKKLLQDLGKYDAFRPVALQYQQFADGSMYTLPIEYGIEVFWYNIKMFKDLGLEPPKTFDEFLKVAETLKQNGITPIAVDGKDKWPVLRYLAFEPFRMTGNDFIENVKQGKASFKDPAGMAGIKLVHELGTKGYFQQGFSSTDYTAARDLFLAGKTGIYYMGSWETMNFANDKLSAEIKDNIGFFRLPMMDGAKTAENDYFINSGIGVAFNQDTFDDTMKEFVKFLLEKYPEAYTKKGQFSPFNYSLDQAQGMPEVFYKIQDEIAKSGSVFAVPWDTRLDPATNELLGNELNALALGAHTPDDFADLMDQAIKENAPKYFK
- a CDS encoding carbohydrate ABC transporter permease; amino-acid sequence: MDKILRNRKAVLVFLLPALLVYVFTVLAPILWSMYFSFFSWDGVSDMVYIGFANYAKMFGGDKTFWKAFGNNLIYVFIIVAMQVFLGLLVAILLTSITKGRELFKTLYFAPAIITSVAIAQLFTSLYSFEPVGILNFILQQLGLGGWSKPWLSDLKWALGAVSVPEGWRYIGLYMIILYTALLSIPSDIEEAARIDGASSWDLFWSIKMPLIKPVLTVSIIMATTGALKGFDIPYLMTNGGPGRVTELLPTYMYKTAFSSLDFGYGSAMAVFIVIESLIAVAFIRRMMESKET